The nucleotide sequence agagagttgacaaaaaaaaaaaaaaaaaaaaaaaaaaaaaaaaaaaaaaaaaaaaaaaaaaaaaNNNNNNNNNNNNNNNNNNNNNNNNNNNNNNNNNNNNNNNNNNNNNNNNNNNNNNNNNNNNNNNNNNNNNNNNNNNNNNNNNNNNNNNNNNNNNNNNNNNNNNNNNNNNNNNNNNNNNNNNNNNNNNNNNNNNNNNNNNNNNNNNNNNNNNNNNNNNNNaaaaaaaaaaaaaaaaaaaaaaaaaaaaaaaaaaaaaaaaaaaaaaaaaaaaaaaaaaaaaaaaaaaaaaaaaaaaaagagaattcgGATGTAAACAAATGGACATTATTAATACAATCCAATATAAACGAGAtggaaaagcaaaacaaaacaaaacaaaattatttaaacgaCTGTAGAAACACATGTTTTTGGCCATCTCACAAATATGAGTGCTTGCTTCTACAAGGTGATAGTCCACCCGTGGGTCTTGAATGAGCTAATGCTGGtaaataatgaaacaaaaatagtatAGAAATGCAAAGATGAGACAACTTCCATAATACTTTTACTGATAGAGAAATCTCAAATACTTAAAGGAGAGAGATAAGATTTGTACACTTTGACAGTAAGGTAAGAAACGATCTATTGTAGCTTGGTCCTCCCATTGAAcactttctttctaattttcatCATTGCATTTTATGACAAGTCTTTCACTCACAACAAAACTTCTAGAATTGAGTGGAAGCTTTCTCAGGTTTGGACACCTTCTTACCTCAATGTtatctagagaaaaaaaaaagccagtGGACCCCGGTAGATGCATGTGTTCCAACAGAGGTAGATCATTCATGATTCAAGAGTCAAGCTTTTCTAATATTCGAAAAGGTGCAACCCCTTGCAGTTGGTGCTCATCAGTTCCCTTCTTTTTTAACTATTTCTTTTAGTTGATGTAAACTTCGAAGCTCAAGCACAATAAGATTATGAGCGAACAATAACCATGTCAAATCCTGAAGACAGTCGCAGCTACTTATACATACACTTGACAGGTAGGAAAGCTTGGGCTCGTTATTCTTACGTGGCCTGATGACCTCTTTATATTTACCTCAAACATTGAACAACTCCTTATGGTGAGGTCATTGAGACTATGCATAGTTGGCAAGACTAATACCCTTGATGCTTCTTCTTGAATGGCCATAATATTTAGTCGTTGAATACGATTTGCTAGCTGAAGTTATTGGCAATTATTcccaaaaagaaaccaaaattgattATTGCTAATTAGAGTTCTTTGAACATATGTAGTGAATCTGTAAATAACTTTATTTATACACagatatatatgtattgcaATAGAAAATTGTCCATTATAGTGGATCTAGGTGAGAAGTATGTGGAAATCTAAGCAGAAGCTTAACACGATAAGTGGTTACAGCTTCTTCCTCATGATCATCAACCTCAGCAAACATGGCGATTCCGCGAGCAAACGCAAAAGCTCCTGTCCCTCCTACTACCTCCATAACCTCTTCCAATTTATGCGTCATGTCTCTGCTCCTAATGCTAACACTTCCCGTGTACTCGGGTGTCTCCAACGTCAAGTATATTACGTTAAAATCTGAGTTAGCAAAGTCTTCATGCGGGATTATGAATCCTTCGGCTTTGCCTACTATCCGAGAATTGTTTTCTGGTCCTTCCGTGAGTGTACGTCGGAAAATCaatgctcctcctcctcctcctcgtccgCGGGGACGGGCTATGCGTTGACTGGACCGACGAGAGGAATAGGTGGAGGATGGTATGTGTGTTTGCTGAACGTagagggagaaggagaagagtgatCCCGGCGGGTCGTAATCAGGAACAGGTGAGAGTAAAGCGAGTAGAAGGACGACGAGAATAGAAGTGGCGACTGCGGTGAGGAAGATGACTCTAGTTAGCATgatcggagaagaagaggagagaccAGAGGAGTTTCTAACTGTTCTTTCTAACAAACCTCTTTGGTTATAAAGTTAGACTGGAGATTTTGGTATAACTACTACTTCCACAACATAACTAAACCACCTGCTTTCTTTTTGTCCTCATGCTGGCTGTCTTTTATTCTCAGTTGGGTTGTTCtgtataaaaatattgtaaacactagattataattaatcaaagcTTTTTAGTTCGATTTCGGTTAACAATGTGTCAGTTTGGTTTTCATGTCAATACGCTAAATACAAAAAGGATACTAAATTAACAAATGAATTGGAAAGTTAAGGTACATCACATTTTTTCATAGACTAATCTAATGGTTTTGCCTTGCGCACATGACCTATGCTATTGACGAGATCTTTACGTGTACACACAGGGAACATGTTGATGTTCTTGAGAACTTTCAATCGCCAAAGAACGTATGGGAAACTCAACTGATCACGCGAAGTGAAGCGGACAACTTCATTGAACCAGAGGCACATGAATAGATTGGTCAATGGGGTGTGTTCCCTCACAATCACTGAGGCTTCAGAGAGAGCTGTGAGAATGTAAAACAACCAAAAGTTACTTCAATCCTCTTAAGTTTAGGAATTTTCCTACAACAGAGATTATGGAAAGAACTTTACCCTTTTTCCCATTGAATCTTTTATCTTCGGGTAGATTGTCACGTCGGTATTGATTTATCTGAACTTCAACTTCTTCAGGTGTAGCTTTGTGTTTCTTGACAACAGCTTTTGCCTCGTCATATACGCTGCTTCGAGCTCCATGTTCTGAAATTGCAAGCACTGAGTTTGTTCGCCAAAGAAGAGCATCTAATACACCAAGTGGGTCTCTTCTAAACTGGGACTTTGAGTCTACCCAAATCGAGTACTTGGCATCCGGGAAAAGACGATGTGCCAACatctgaaaacataaaaacatcttatattatactCAAATGCGCTCAAAAGCAAAAGGGAAACTCAAATATTGTGACTCCAgccatatttaaaaaaaaaaaatcgaaagatGCAAGCAAAAAGCAGCACTTAGAGCTATTTCAAATCAAGCAGATACCATATAACGCGCCACGCGGCGCAACATTAAATCAAAGAAgtttaaagtttggtttttatggACACAAATTCTCAACCAAACCCAGGCCATCAAcagaaaaacacaaagacatgAGTTTGATGATCTAAAAGAATAGACAAGGAGTACCAGGAACGCATAATCAGCAACAGTTTAAACCCGAGGGAATGATATAGCTACATGCACTACCAAGAATAACATTTGCCCCTGAAGTAGACGAACAATACCTTTGGGATCTTCCCATTAAGCCTTTGGTCTGTAAAAGGCAGATCCTTTACGATCACAATACGCCACTTTCCAATGTGCTCATTCTCATCAATTTTATGACCCTCTCCTTCTTGTGTTGCGAGAGTAACTTCATCCCAAAACGCGACATAGCAAACCTGCATCCACAAACTTATTCAGAGGACTGAATACAGCAGATAAAGTAGTTCACAACAAAAACTAACGACTCGTTCAATATGCTTACTTcaaaatgaaagagaaacaGTTCAAGAGTAACCAACCTTTTGAGTTGATGCCTTAGACATTCCGATAGGCTCATAAAGGTTATCACCACCACCAAACGCACACGTCGAGACTACTACCTCACATGTCTTCATAAACCTCTTATCCTTGTCCGAAATCCTAAAACCCCCATTTTCATTGAAAAATCCACAATGCACAGAAACTGTTTCCCTTACctgatcccaaaaaaaaaaaaaaaagaaaagaatcctCAGAGTCAAGATTCATTAAAAACTTCCTAGAATCATAGGAAAATGTCAAGTTCTTAAGCCTTGTAGAGTTACCAAATCATAACCTGATAACTATCCTCTCTCTCAGCAAAAGTCTGGTTCCCCGTGAATAAATTAAACCGCGTCTCATTACTACGAACAGCTTTCTCTTCCCCCATCGAAGAATCAGTATCGGTCATATACACAACTCTCTTAACCGGAGAGCCTGAATCTTTACGCTCCAATATATCAAGATGTTCAAGCTCCTCAGGTGGCAGAAGCTTCAAACAACCTAACACAATCCATACAGAATACAAAACATTCTGTGAATACTCAAGAATTAACAAATCCGATAGCAAATTCANNNNNNNNNNNNNNNNNNNNNNNNNNNNNNNNNNNNNNNNNNNNNNNNNNNNNNNNNNNNNNNNNNNNNNNNNNNNNNNNNNNNNNNNNNNNNNNNNNNNNNNNNNNNNNNNNNNNNNNNNNNNNNNNNNNNNNNNNNNNNNNNNNNNNNNNNNNNNNNNNNNNNNNNNNNNNNNNNNNNNNNNNNNNNNNNNNNNNNNNNNNNNNNNNNNNNNNNNNNNNNNNNNNNNNNNNNNNNNNNNNNNNNNNNNNNNNNNNNNNNNNNNNNNNNNNNNNNNNNNNNNNNNNNNNNNNNNNNNNNNNNNNNNNNNNNNNNNNNNNNNNNNNNNNNNNNNNNNNNNNNNNNNNNNNNNNNNNNNNNNNNNNNNNNNNNNNNNNNNNNNNNNNNNNNNNNNNNNNNNNNNNNNNNNNNNNNNNNNNNNNNNNNNNNNNNNNNNNNNNNNNNNNNNNNNNNNNNNNNNNNNNNNNNNNNtttttttttttttttttgcacattCATTAGCCTATCCTTGTTTCTAAAACTACTTTACAATCAAACGTAAGAGAGAGTGAAGTGATCAAGCTTACGTTGTCTAACACCACCTATAACCTTGGTAGTCGGATCCAATCGATTCAAGTTTCCTTCATTTTTCTTGCTTGGACTCTCTTTACCACTCGAATCTGGTGGATGCTTCAGCTCACTAGATTTGATCCCCCCAATCCTCGTGGATTCAAATCCAAGCAATCCAACTGCGAGAAGAAACACCAAAACCACCCAGTATCTCACGAAAAGCCTTAGAACGTAACGAGGTAGCTCGTAGCTGGTTCTGTGGCTCAGTTTCTTCCGCTTTCGTCGGGTTCGAGCTCGGATCCGATTCAAATCGTTAGTCTCTTCGTCTGATACTGAGATCGAGacgctgttgttgttgttgaacattgtggttttgaattgtttaggatctctctctctctctctctcgaattTGGTTTGTGAAATGAAACGATCGATAGAGGAAAAACTCTTAAGGTTTTGTTTGAGCTTGTCGCAGTAGATCTTGGTTTAGAAACATGTTCggtttagaaattagaatatgAATTTCAATTTCGGTTTAACAAGATAAATACAGTACATGTTTAAACAATTTCgtttcattatattttatatccaTGTTGAAAAAAGGGTTTTGTGCatggtaaaattttattcataaatcataacacaattccaattttattcttatcatttcaattaattattaaaatttaaacgaTGTGgcaatatttctttttttttcattatagttttttttttcaaatgatcttttaaaaaaaattatcatatttatgACTTAGTTTGAAACacacttctttttaaaaaattacaccTTTTTGTATCTAATATgacatcaaataaattaaaatacccTAATCTTCTTAtaccaaaataaacaatcaCAAACACTTTAAAATGATGTGTCAATTACACCTTTTTGTATCTAATATTCCGTGAAAATATTATTACGTCTACTATTTCTATTGAATTGACACATCATTTTAAAGTgtttgtaattgtttattttagtcTTAGAAGATTAgggtattttaatttatttgatgtactgtaattgtgagcaaataaaacttattaatttatcaatccgcataaatttaattttactaaTCCGATGATGTAGAATATTCgatacacatttttttcttcatatattgaataatatatcttttaaaaaaaaaaatcataatatatgcagaaaaaaattgttataagtaatatacaataatttaaaaaaaaatcatagggTATAATATCAAGGGGCATATgcaaaaatacccttttctattttttcttttttgcaaaaataGTCTTTCTTATCATCTATTTTcaataaaactattttctatatGCAGAAtgactaaattttaaatttaaattttaaaattcaaatactaaatcctaccccatcaaaactatatcctaaatgtaaatagaaaatccaaacgttaaaaaaaaaattataaaatttagtttgaTATATTGTAATTCTgtaaaaaaagatcaaaatgAATATGACCACaaaatggatatttttgaaaagggatatCTATACAAAGGCATTTCTAACAATTTCTATAATATCAAATCTTAGTTTTCTAATTTAGATTAGTTaacagattttgtaaaattaaatacttattttcgtctataattaattaaagagataAAGTGAATTATCTTTCATAATAattatctaattattttatattatttaattattttataaattaagattaatttacatttttacgGTACTAAAATTTATGTAACATGACCTCAATTTAGTTGGATTTGGTATTGGGCCTTGCTTAAAGATGTAAGgggaattttcaaaaatacccctttctctatgtcacttttcaaaaacatttgtctattttcaaaaatatctctttttaatatataaaatgactaaattataaactctagatcccaaatactaaactccacctcctaaaaactatatcctaaatataaaatagaaaatgcaaacataaaataaaataaaattattttaacatattgtaattgtataaaagaggataaaactgaaaacaaaaaagggtatttttgaaaagaggtatttctaaaaaatcatttctaatatatagtaaaaaattataaattaatactctataaattaataaacactagaAATTAA is from Camelina sativa cultivar DH55 chromosome 20, Cs, whole genome shotgun sequence and encodes:
- the LOC104771392 gene encoding dirigent protein 2-like — translated: MLTRVIFLTAVATSILVVLLLALLSPVPDYDPPGSLFSFSLYVQQTHIPSSTYSSRRSSQRIARPRGRGGGGGALIFRRTLTEGPENNSRIVGKAEGFIIPHEDFANSDFNVIYLTLETPEYTGSVSIRSRDMTHKLEEVMEVVGGTGAFAFARGIAMFAEVDDHEEEAVTTYRVKLLLRFPHTSHLDPL
- the LOC104771393 gene encoding uncharacterized protein LOC104771393, which produces MFNNNNSVSISVSDEETNDLNRIRARTRRKRKKLSHRTSYELPRYVLRLFVRYWVVLVFLLAVGLLGFESTRIGGIKSSELKHPPDSSGKESPSKKNEGNLNRLDPTTKVIGGVRQRCLKLLPPEELEHLDILERKDSGSPVKRVVYMTDTDSSMGEEKAVRSNETRFNLFTGNQTFAEREDSYQVRETVSVHCGFFNENGGFRISDKDKRFMKTCEVVVSTCAFGGGDNLYEPIGMSKASTQKVCYVAFWDEVTLATQEGEGHKIDENEHIGKWRIVIVKDLPFTDQRLNGKIPKMLAHRLFPDAKYSIWVDSKSQFRRDPLGVLDALLWRTNSVLAISEHGARSSVYDEAKAVVKKHKATPEEVEVQINQYRRDNLPEDKRFNGKKALSEASVIVREHTPLTNLFMCLWFNEVVRFTSRDQLSFPYVLWRLKVLKNINMFPVCTRKDLVNSIGHVRKAKPLD